Proteins encoded by one window of Hydrogenimonas thermophila:
- a CDS encoding transposase family protein, translated as MEPELLKILKEHISEQARPQGRQYSLPVIMFLSIIAILMGAKNPIEVYKWMKANAKRKEIKKLLGVEFIRIPGRSRLYDFFEIVDKDELET; from the coding sequence ATGGAGCCAGAATTATTGAAAATTTTAAAAGAGCATATATCAGAACAGGCAAGACCACAGGGGAGACAGTATAGTTTGCCGGTAATAATGTTTTTATCGATAATAGCTATATTAATGGGAGCAAAGAATCCAATAGAGGTATATAAATGGATGAAAGCAAACGCTAAAAGGAAGGAGATAAAAAAATTACTAGGAGTAGAGTTTATACGAATACCTGGGAGATCAAGATTATATGATTTTTTTGAGATAGTAGATAAAGATGAATTAGAGACA